In Pan paniscus chromosome 15, NHGRI_mPanPan1-v2.0_pri, whole genome shotgun sequence, the sequence CTATGTGAGACATTGCTGGTCCCAGCTGGAGATGGAGAGATCTCCAGGAACTCTTCTCTTTCAAAACACAAACCAGCCCACCCTGAGTTAGGCCAGAATGACAAGGCAGGCAGTTGGGATGAGAGGGTTGTCTGAGGTCAATTGCTGGTAGCAGCAGTGTTATCTGGATACTGAATCTTGGGTAGCCTCTGCTGAGACTAGACCCTCAAGGGCCTGAAGCCTAAGGTAGTAGTGGCCATGGCTGCTGACAAAAGTAGCAGAGCCTCTTTGCTGGAAACCTTCCCTATTCTCAATTTAACCCTATAAGACTCTTGCTCATTAAAATCTAGTAATGGCCTCATAGTCTGTGGTTACTAAATAAAATAGCACTAGGACTTATTGGTACATGCAACAAACAATATATTTATGCTCTGAGAGGACACAGATAATGGACTTTCACCTACAGGATATGTAACTGCTACCTATAAAGAAAGTAAGGATGTAGTCACAAGCTGTCCATAACAATAAGATTATTAGGAATAAATACATGTgatggggaagaaaaggaaacttttaGAAATGAAAGTTTATActtgccaaaataaaaaaaaaggtagtCAGCAGATTAAACAGTTGAAGATAGAATTagtgaactagaaaaaaatgcatataaataatGGAATATTGCACTGAGAAAGAAGGAGATGGAAAATCAGGTGCAAGAAGGTGAGATCCATGTTGGGTAGGTGTGGGAGTGGTCCAGGCTTAAAGTCTTACACCTCATAGAAGCCAGTCTCTCTTATAACCATTCATGAACTTCTGGGGTCCTGCAAGTGACATGCCAATTATAAGAGTCACTGAACTCAAGAAAGCCAAACCATGGTATCCCCATCAGGCATTTATAGTTCATTTATGGTTCTCCCCAGTCAAGATATAATTTACCAGGCAAGGATCATTTGTATCATAAGCAGTGTTGCCTAGCAATATAGTTGACATTCTATCCTTATCAGGCTTCCAGAGGAAAAGAGTTAGCTGAAGTTACCTGAAGCCCAGATTCTCATGCACAGCATAAATGTTTTGTTAAGTCTTTGCCCAAAGTATCTAATTAGGGTCTCTGGAAAAATAGAGACTATGAAGGAgagctgctattttttttttttttttttttttgagacgagtcttgctctgttgccgaggctggagtgcggtggtgcgacctcggctcactgcaagcttcgcctcccaggttcacgccattctcctgcctcagcctcccgagtagctgggactacaggcgcctgccaccacgcccggccaatttttttgtatctttagtagagacggggtttcactgtgttagccaagatggtcttgatttcctgacctcgtgatccacccgccccggcctcccaaagtgctgggattacaggcgtgagccaccacgcccagccaaggagGGCTGGTATTTTAAGAGATAACTGGCTTCAGGTTTTACAAAAATAATGAGAAACCGATTCACAGATCCCAGAAGCAAAACACATCCCAagcagaataaacagaaattCACACCTACATGCATCATAATTAAACTGCAGAATactgaaaacaaaagagaagcCATATGGAAGAGAACCAAGGCACACCTGTTAACAGCCTTGGTTGTGCTTCCAGCTAACAGCCAGCACTTACTGCAGCCATGTGAGTTAGTCCTTTTAAATGCTGCAGCATGGTCAAGCCTCTAGACGAGTGCTTCCCAAATTGACACCATGTGGAGCAGAAAGAACTGCCCAGTTGAGCCCAGTCACATCACAAAATAGTGAGAAATGATCAGTGGTTcttgtttcaagccactaagtATTGAGGTAGTTTGCTATGCAATGATACATAATGGAAACAGTGTTCAAGTAGAAAACTCAAAATCACCTATAGACTAGATATTAGAAATAACAAGACAGTTTAATAAAAAGGTTGACTATAAGATAAATACATGAAACTATTTCCTATATTCCATGTACAGTACAAGTACTGTGACATAGCTCAGACCATTAAGTTACATAGGATTTATCTGAGCACTTGAcaagccaattttaaaatttatatggaagagCAAAGGGCCAGGAATAGCCAAGACCaccaaagaagtagaaaaaatgtATGTGACATCAAGGATTATGATCATATTATTCTTCTGGCTCAGGAATAGAGAAATGGACtcaagaaacagaatagagacccaAAACACAGACAATTATATATGAAACTTTATATGAAAGAAGTGCCATGGCAAATTAGTTGGGAAGGTAGGGGTGGGAAGGAGTACCTGTTCAGTAAAATGCTGCTGCTGGGACAATTGGCAATTCAAATGGGAAAATGTAAAGTTAGATCCTACCTTATGTTAGGCACAGAAATCTCTTCTAGGTGAATTAAAGataaatgtgaaaagcaaaaccttaaaatttttagaagaaaatttgtgtgtgtgtgtgtgatacacACACATCTCAGGGTGTGGaaggactttttaaaacatttaaactgctaagtagaaaaaaaaataaaagcctggtGTATTAAAATTTAGAACATGTTTATAAAAAGGCTTCACAAAGAAAGTGAAAATTGAGCCCACAAACAGAGGTACACATTTGCAACACATTTAACTAACcacagaatggataaacaaatcacAGTATTGTCACACAGTGGAATCCTAACACAATAGCAAAAATGACTGAACCTCAGCTATaagcaataacatggatgaaacttggaAATGTAATTTtgagtagaaaaaaaatctcagaagacTTCCATTAGTGTGATATcattcaaaaataagcaaaactaacCAGAATAGTTGTGAAGCATAAATACAATTGGGAtaaaaactttctggaaaaaagTGGTAAAAGCAGTTTGGTACATGGTTGCCTCTAAGGGAGAGACAGAGGTATGGATGGGGAAGAACAAAGAAGTAGTTACAAATTGTTGACAGTGTTCTAGTTATTGGGTAGGAGATGAgcttataatattataattactgtactttctAACAAACACGTTACATACCATCTTTTATGTGCATATTAAGATTAAAATGATACACAGATAACTAAGAAATTTTTAGCAACAATTTGGCAAGATACTAAAGATGCAGGGTAGATATAATTTCTGCTTTTCTGTTACACATTTAGATAATACTGCTACAGTGTTATTTATCCCTTTTGAGAAAAAAAGGTTATACTCAAGTAGTTTTTGTTTGACTTTTCTTATAGATTTAGAAATCCGTATCTTGACACATGTACATGTTTTATTAAAGCCATTTAAATATTGCAATTTTTCTAGCAATCATGcctcttttccttctctagtTCCAGCGCACTTTTCCAACACATCACTGCATTATTTGAATGCAGCATGGCAGCTATTATCACCTTACTTGTGAGTGATCCAGTTGGTGTTCTTTATATTCGTTCATGTCGAGTATTGATGCTTTCTGACTGGTACACGATGCTTTACAACCCAAGTCCAGATTACGTTACCACAGTACACTGTACTCATGAAGCCGTCTACCCACTGTAAGTGTTTATTTCGACTTAagatcgtttttttttttttaaatctctgaggATTATTATAGATTTTATGGCGTTTGGAGACAAAAACAGGTGTGGGTTTGAGTTCTGGGTCTGCCAGCGGCTTTATTACCTTGAACATGTAAACAGCCTCTTGtaacttcagttttctctttggtaaaatgggaataatgatccTTATAAGGTgtcgtgaggattaaattaatCCACACATTCTAGATACCATATAACTTACATATAGGAGGCACTTTATAGTAAATGGCATTATTACAGTGTTTGGattagtgttttttctttttttctccccaaataaGTGTAATTTCTGTTagaatgttttgttttcaaaatattaaattcatAAAATTCTGTATGCAATTATGCCAGACTATTCCAGTTTCagaatttttatgaatttttgtaAATTCTAGAACTAGAAAATGAATCaaattcattttgatattttttgggGGAAAGGGAAAATAGAAGTCTGGTATTTATATTCTCATAATTGTAGCAGGCTTTCAGTACATAATATGCTCAGGGAAATTAGTCCTTTTTGAGCAAGTTCTTaataataaaacatcaaaaacatagaaatgcaaataggtacaaaacaaccagatatcttagaaaaaatgaaaatcttcttTTCTACctgccagttttttgtttgtttttgagacagagtctcgttctgtcacccaggctggagtgcagtggcacgagatctcagctcactgcaacctctgccttctgggttcaagtgattcttgtgcctcagcctcccaagtagctgggattacaggcatgtgccactatgcctggctaatttttgtatttttagtagagagacggggttttgccatgttggccaggctggtcttgaactcctggccttaagtgatctacccaccttggcctcccaaagtgatgggattacaggcgtgagccactgtgcccggcctctcccTGCCAGTTCTTAGGTATGGcaaattattttatagatatatatatattgctataatttatatataaaatactatataaaacactgataatgtcctttttgttgattcGTTGATTCGTAGAGCTTAACTCTAAGCATTAATTACCCTCTTGTCATATAACTCTCCTGAGGCCTTGCATAACTTAACGTGGTCCTATTTGGAAAACTTAATAAATGAattgaatattatatttaaataagatataatgtaatcttatttaaaacaaaatcagacTTATTTACCGATAGTctcatttatgttatttattgtaatatttataaAGCCTATCACAGTAGGAGGGTCAGAAAATATAAGATTAGAAgagaaatggcaaacaggtattaCCAACCCTCATCTGCACCTGTAATAGTCACTTCTAATTTATTATAGCACTTTTTCTGCTGAATTGAGTGTAGCCTAAGAATCTTGTGGCAGCACTCTCTGTCAATCAGAATCATCACACAGCTTCATTGATTAGGACATTTTTTGTCTGTTCACTATCCCTGAATCaagattgtttgtttttcttcctcagcACCCTTACCAACAGTCATTGTAGAACAGCTTGCCTGCCTTGTTTTATTAATTATAcaaaacagtgatttttaaaattatgagataTTATATAGTATCTTATAGCATTGGGTTTAGgcatattatttatttacctaagcattctaaatataaatgtatggTCAGACTGGGCTAAGCACTTCCGAAGGTTGTAGGGCTACCACAAgtcatagtaatttttttttttttttttttttgcaagtcaACAAAAAGCAATAGCACACAATTACCAGAAACCTTTGGAACACTAGTGCATTGACAAATGAAGGCTGTTTTTCCCAATGTATATATAGCCTAGTTTCTTACAAATTGAAAAATACCACAGGACTTTACTGATAATTATAGTTTTAAGGGGAAACAGATGAGGCATGAAAAAACATGTAAGCTTCTATCATTATAACTTACtgcaaaaaaataacttttacattACTAAAACTTTAAGAATGAGTTATGGAAAATGAGCAGTTATTACTGTTATAGCAGTAATTAGCTTTAGTTTGTCAAATTTAAACTATCCCCACATGTAGGCAGCATGGATTGAAAGAGGGGAAGAGTGGAATGGGATGAGGTCTTCTGGTGGAAGGCAGGAGTGGGAAACGTAATCACTTCCAGAAACTAGTTTCCTAGTTCATTTGGAGAAACACAGGATGGCTTCCTCCTGATTAAAGTGAATCTTTTTGGAGCTCTTAAGGAATTACAAGTTGTGGGAatggacagattttttttcttttgctgttgatAAGAGGTAGCAAACAAGACTAGGAAACTAATTCATTAGAAGAGGTAACACATAATGGTTTCCTCTTGattaaaatcatcttttttaGAGCTCTTAAGGAACTACAAGTTGCAGGAATGgatagattttgttttcttttgatgttGTTTGGGGGTGGTAtaacaagacaaaaaaattatCACCCAAGAGATCAAACATGTACTAATGCATTACTATACAGGACTGAACCTAAAAGCATCATAGGAACACAGGATTATGGTATCATGATGCTGTGTGGGGAGGAAGCATGTGGTCCGTGATCTGAAATGACTGCTGACTTCCTAGGACACTCCCCTGTATAGGGAGAGGGTTTGAGTAGCAAGATAgtaaaaatgatttgaaaatacTCAGGAAAATTAAGGTAGAACTATGTGGATAAAAGTCCCATTATTCAAAATAAAGTGCTAGAAATCTGGTGACACATAGCTCTttctacagctttttttttctgattataaaaattacattaaaaatgggACAttcaaaaacagaataaaagcacacacagaataaaataatctgtaattCTATTCCTTGAGATGATTCTGCTACAAATTTtatctttccaattttatttctgcATGTGTATGCATTTTAAGGAATATTAAGGCTATACTATGACATGCTATCTTGTAAGTTGTTGGCACTTAATGTATTAGGCACAGTTAattttgttaacatttatttcataactagatttttatgtctgcataatATTGCAGCATGaatatactataaaatataacCAGTTTCTtacatttgaatatttattttcttctggactTTATTATAAGTGATTCAATAAAAATCCTTGTACAGTAGGTTTTTTTATGTATCCCTGGTGGTTTCCCTTGGATAAATTTCtacaggtaaaattgctgaatcaaaagggATAAACAGTTTTAGGATTTTTGGTACATATTTCCAGACTGCCTAAGAAAGCAACCATTGTACCCTTGCTAGCCGTGTATGACAGCCTGTTTGGCCAGCTTTCCGCCAATCTGAATATCCAATGGATAGagtaaatatgctttttaaaccttttttaggctctttcatttaaaaatgatcaagattaaaaacatttttaaaacatttttgatgttacaaattctctattttattttacagatatacCATTGTATTTATCTATTATGCATTCTGCTTGGTATTAATGATGCTGCTCCGACCTCTTCTGGTGAAGAAGATTGCATGTGGGTTAGGGAAATCTGATcgatttaaaagtatttatgcTGCACTTTACTTCTTCCCAATTTTAACCGTGCTTCAGGCAGTTGGTGGAGGCCTTTTATGTAAGTTTGATGGGTAAAGTCAATGCaatgtatttattattgtatGTAGTAATATTTCCTCTAGATTTAATTTTGGAGCTTTTTCCTTAAGATAGTTtgtttaatccttttttttttttttttttgtgatggaatctcactctatcaccaggctggagtacagtggcatgatctcggttcactgcaacctccgcctcggttcaattgattctcctgcctcagcctcccaagtagctgggactacaggcacgtgccaccacacccagctaatttttgtatttttttttagtagagacggggtttcaccatgttggccacattgatctcgatctcctgacctcatgatccgcccacctctctTTGCATTTGAAGTTCATgaccaaattaaaatattttaaaaatctaagtatgtaataagaaataaaaactggTTTTTATTTAGGAATTTATGAAAATTAGTCTTGATAATGTATACTGTTTATTATTAAGTAGGGTCTTAGGTTTCTAAGTGTATTTATGAAAACCTTTTATAGTAAAAAGTCCtcaatatatcttttattttaatgtaaccaTTAATTCATTTGTTTAGTAACCATTTAGACCAAACTGTGACTCAAAAGAATAAGACAAATTCACTGTTAAAAACCTCACTTACTACCAGGAGATAAAGCAGGCAAGCCAGTGGCTGAGAAAATGTAGTGTGGTTCTTTTGAATATGTGACATTGAACGTCCCAAGGATGTTGGACACCATCCTTTATATGGAGCTTGGTAATGTAATTTGGTAATATAGTTTGGGAATGTAATTTGGTTCAAGGTGATGGTGGGGCTTGAGGGTAAGACCAAGGGAACCAGAAATTCTGTTATCTGCCATATTCTGGTTTACAGATGAACTGTTTCATTTGGCCTGCACAGGATTTGAAAATCTATAGTTCCCTCTAGCTCCTCTATTTCCCTGTTTCATTTGGCCCATTCCCTTATACCTTCCTGGCTACCCTCTCTGTCTTTTGAGGTTGCCATTCTTGCTCTAGGGAATAGGGACCTGTTCTTAAAAGGATTTAGGCAGAAGAGTGACATGATTACATTTGCACTGATTTGCACTAATTTGGGCTTAGTTAGAAACTtcctctttattcctttttactgTATATGGCTTATTACTACCAGGTCTTAAATTTGTATCATTAGCAACATTGTTTAGCTACTTATAAGTTAagtagagtttttgttttgtttcgttttgaaaAGTTGATTGAGGACCTAATAACTGtctatgaaataaaaagttacaaatgTCAAATAAGTCATTCAGTTCTTTAGTAAGTTGGAATCAGGCCTGTATAGATAATTCAGTTTCTAGCTGCTGAATCCTGAGTTAACATTTGAAATTGTTCCAAATGGGTTCTACTGCAATGATAAGTAGTTTCATAAACTGAAGTCATTTACAaataatgtatgaaaaaaattcaaagtttttttctcaatttgtccatttattttaGTGTGTTataaatttgaaacattttaagagaaaagtgttttagaggaaaaaatttGCTTAAAGTATTACTGTACTGTATTTAAAGTAGAGATTGCAGGATTTTTGATATTAAGAATACTGAATGATCTCTTTATCCTTTAAGGTTTATTGCTAAATGACCTTTTCTAAAGATTAATTAAAGCTGAGTTACTCTTATAGATAACCTTTTTCAACTGAGGTTCCCCACCTTGAccacaaaacacagaaaattacTTGACCATTTTTTGAATTCTCCTAAATTTAGTACATAACTGGTACTATTCTAGAATGCAGAGGAGAGAAGTTAATTATTTACATTCACTGGATGCCTTAAGGCAAGGTTCTTCAAAGCTGGCCCAAGGAtagtttttacaattttttatggttaaaaaatcaaaagacttATATTTCTAGATGTGAGTATGAAATGTATGTTTTATTGTCCATAAAgtttttattggaacacagccgtGCCCATTCATGTATGTATTCTCTATGGCTGCTTTCCCACTACAACTGCAGAGCTGGGTAATCGAGACAGAGAAATGCAGGGCTGAAACTATTTACTATCTTGCCCTTTCCAGAAAAAGCTTGCTGGCCACTGCCTCAGAACCTTAGGTTGTAAGTCTCACAGAACTGGTTGAGAAAGGATTTGACTCTAAGGAAAATTACTATTTGAATTTATTTGATGGTTTATTGAGaaaatttgtttcatttccaACATAATACCAATGCTTATCTTTCAGATTACGCCTTCCCATACATTATATTAGTGTTATCTTTGGTTACTCTGGCTGTGTACATGTCTGCTTCTGAAATAGAGGTAGgaagtctttttttcctttgttaaagactttttttgataaatttgacAATTCAATATCAGAATAGTCCATATGATATGATATAGTACAACTAATTGTTTTAGTAATCTTTGGCGGATTGATGCCACTTGGTAGCTTTTGGCTTGTTAACTTTATGAAAAGTTGTGTACTGGACTATATATTTCCCTGGGAAATTAGCAAAATAGTGAAGTAGTCAGGCCCAACTATCCAGCATGAAGGAGAAATGTCATTTCACATAATTTTCCCATGTAGCAAACATATAATTATTGAAATGTTGAAACTTAACAGTATTTTgagaaaaaccataaaaatgttttatatttagaactaattttaaactttattttacaaTGGCAACATTAATAGTCATCAGTAATTGTGCATTCCATATTCTTCTGTGTTTtatcacaaattttattttcctgattatGGATGTTTACTTTTACCCCATAATGTTTGGGAGATTTGGAGCTAACATTAATAGCCACATTATTCTGATACTGTTACTTTTTCACAGTATTCATTTTGTACctctaacattttaatatttcagtgGAAGGCCACTATTATAAAgaactccttttaaaaaattgtgtatgtctttattttcagaatatttttggcCAAAAAAGTATCTTTTGACACATTTATAGTCACTGGGTAGAATAGAACATCATATCATAacgtttatattttcaaatattctattcTTAAGGAACTAAGCTATTGGTTAAAACCATGAAGAACAAATGAGAAGTAGTAGTGTATTTGACTCTATATCTAGGGAAAAATGTATTCATTAAACTTTGAATCAAAATGGGCATTCTTGTACATTATTTGTTCATATGCAATctgacattttctttctaaaataattatatttattattgttactaaTATATTAGTAACTGTTATACATATTACATTTAAATGATTGCTTTTAAATACGTTAATGGCTCTGATTTAAGAACTCTTTGTTCTAAGGCCAAACTCTAGAGGAAGCAAAAGTATAAAGTGTCTCAGTACTCTTCCATCCTATACTTGCTAATCTAGGGACTATGAACTGTCTCAGACTACCCATGACAGTTGATCTGTGCTTTCTCATAATTCCTAACATAAGAGAAAACTCAACCAAGAGAAAATAAGTTGTAAACTATTTCGGAGTGGTTACTGCTGATGCCACTTTTTCTATTACCTTAGTGAGAGAGTGAGTGGGGGAAAACATCTAGGAATCATAGTGACTTTTAGGTAGGGTAATAGTGGAGGAACTAGACAGAATATTTTTATAGTGATTATTCAGTTGTTTTCATCTGTAGATGatcctcatttttcctttgtaatcATCTTTAACCAGCattgaaatataattaaagaagataggaaaattagTTTTGGCACTTTTATCAACTCTAGGGAAAGATTTGAGGGAGAAAATAGTTAGTTGGATATTTGGATATTTgaataaaatgagatttttggttttgtttttttttttttttttttgcggagtctcactctgtcgcttaggcatgagtgcagtggtgcagtcttggctcactgcaacttccacctctcgggttcaagtgattctcctgcctcagcttcctgagtagctgggattacaggtgcatgccaccacacctggctaatttttgtgtttttagtagacggggtttcaccatgttgatcaggctggtctcgaactcctgacctcataacccacccacctcggcctcccacagtgctgagattacaggggtgagccaccacgcctggccttgaatTTTTACAGCTTATCCATAGTTAAGAATTAGCTATACACTGTTAAATTAGCTTGAACTTATTTGTTTCTCTGCCCCTGTGAATCTCCTATATAAAATGTTCACATACTTCAGTTAGCATGAATCAGAAATGGGGACCTAAAACGGAAAAAGACAGCTTAGTACTGGTTGAGTTGATGAGCTGTTTAATAAGAGAAAGTTAGTAACTAAGCTGTTGCAAATTatgttttaatgtgtttattagcacatttagatattttgtatttcattcttCTAATTTCTGCATAGTATACAGGTGTATTAAGGattaaaagaaaatcagagtGTTCATGTGTCATTTCTGCCCCCTTACTATTCATGCAGCAGGCTCCAGGAATGTTAGAGGTTAAGGAGGTTGGGTTTCTGTACCTCCTATTTCCCACCTGTAGATCCATAGCAACAGTGGATCAGGGCAGGAAGCAAGCACATAAAGTGGAGTTTCCCTTCTAGTTCGTATCTTTGAGAAGAAACTATAGTGTTTCCAGGAGTGAATGATGGCATAGACTAGAACTTAAGAGACGTGATGACGTGGCTTTCGTCTGGGTGCCTCTACTGAGTGCTTATATGACCTTaggagcctcactttcctcatctataaagtggagtGGCTAGACTGAGTGATTTCTTAAGTCTTTTTTAGCTCAAACATTTTATGATTCTGagattataaataatacattttatattaagttATATTAAATTACCCAGCTGACTTAGCCTGATAAtctgtatttctcttttctttcttttaaaaaattatatagaacTGCTATGATCTTCTGGTCAGAAAGAAAAGACTTATTGTTCTCTTCAGCCACTGGTTACTTCATGCCTATGGAATAATCTCCATTTCCAGAGTGGATAAACTTGAGCAAGATTTGCCCCTTTTGGCTTTGGTACCTACACCAGCCCTTTTTTACTTGTTCACTGCAAAATTTACCGAACCTTCACGGATACTCTCAGAAGGAGCCAATGGACACTGAGTGTAGACATGTGAAATGCCAAAAACCTGAGAAGTGCTCCTAATAAAGAAGTAAATCAATCTTAACAGTGTATGAGAACTATTCTATCATATATGGGAACAAGATTGTCAGTATATCTTAATGTTTgggtttgtctttgttttgtttatggtTAGACTTATAGACTTGGAAAATGCAAAACTCTGTAATACTCTGTTACACAGGGTAATATTATCTGCTACACTGGAAGGCCGCTAGGAAGCCCTTGCTTCTCTCAACAGTTCAGCTGTTCTTTAGGGCAAAATCATGTTTCTGTGTACCTAGCAATGTGTTCCCATTTTATTAAGAAAAGCTTTAACACGTGTAATCTGCAGTCCTTAACAGTGGCATAATTGTACGTACCTGTTGTGTTTCAGTTTGTTTTTCACCTATAATGAATTGTAAAGACAAACATACTTGTGGGGTCTGATAGCAAACATAGAAATGATGTATGTTGTTTTTTGTTATCTATTTTCATCAATACAGTATTTTGATGTATTGCAAAAAtagataataatttatataacagGTTTTCTG encodes:
- the JKAMP gene encoding JNK1/MAPK8-associated membrane protein isoform X5 → MAMLPLVLHWFFIEWYSGKKSSSALFQHITALFECSMAAIITLLVSDPVGVLYIRSCRVLMLSDWYTMLYNPSPDYVTTVHCTHEAVYPLYTIVFIYYAFCLVLMMLLRPLLVKKIACGLGKSDRFKSIYAALYFFPILTVLQAVGGGLLYYAFPYIILVLSLVTLAVYMSASEIENCYDLLVRKKRLIVLFSHWLLHAYGIISISRVDKLEQDLPLLALVPTPALFYLFTAKFTEPSRILSEGANGH
- the JKAMP gene encoding JNK1/MAPK8-associated membrane protein isoform X3 yields the protein MAVDIQPACLGLYCGKTLLFKNGSTEIYGECGVCPRGQRTNAQKYCQPCTESPELYDWLYLGFMAMLPLVLHWFFIEWYSGKKSSSALFQHITALFECSMAAIITLLVSDPVGVLYIRSCRVLMLSDWYTMLYNPSPDYVTTVHCTHEAVYPLYTIVFIYYAFCLVLMMLLRPLLVKKIACGLGKSDRFKSIYAALYFFPILTVLQAVGGGLLYYAFPYIILVLSLVTLAVYMSASEIENCYDLLVRKKRLIVLFSHWLLHAYGIISISRVDKLEQDLPLLALVPTPALFYLFTAKFTEPSRILSEGANGH
- the JKAMP gene encoding JNK1/MAPK8-associated membrane protein isoform X2 produces the protein MKGEIQQSLGAWVLLTCLGLYCGKTLLFKNGSTEIYGECGVCPRGQRTNAQKYCQPCTESPELYDWLYLGFMAMLPLVLHWFFIEWYSGKKSSSALFQHITALFECSMAAIITLLVSDPVGVLYIRSCRVLMLSDWYTMLYNPSPDYVTTVHCTHEAVYPLYTIVFIYYAFCLVLMMLLRPLLVKKIACGLGKSDRFKSIYAALYFFPILTVLQAVGGGLLYYAFPYIILVLSLVTLAVYMSASEIENCYDLLVRKKRLIVLFSHWLLHAYGIISISRVDKLEQDLPLLALVPTPALFYLFTAKFTEPSRILSEGANGH
- the JKAMP gene encoding JNK1/MAPK8-associated membrane protein isoform X4, with translation MACLGLYCGKTLLFKNGSTEIYGECGVCPRGQRTNAQKYCQPCTESPELYDWLYLGFMAMLPLVLHWFFIEWYSGKKSSSALFQHITALFECSMAAIITLLVSDPVGVLYIRSCRVLMLSDWYTMLYNPSPDYVTTVHCTHEAVYPLYTIVFIYYAFCLVLMMLLRPLLVKKIACGLGKSDRFKSIYAALYFFPILTVLQAVGGGLLYYAFPYIILVLSLVTLAVYMSASEIENCYDLLVRKKRLIVLFSHWLLHAYGIISISRVDKLEQDLPLLALVPTPALFYLFTAKFTEPSRILSEGANGH
- the JKAMP gene encoding JNK1/MAPK8-associated membrane protein isoform X1, with amino-acid sequence MKGEIQQSLGAWVLLTVDIQPACLGLYCGKTLLFKNGSTEIYGECGVCPRGQRTNAQKYCQPCTESPELYDWLYLGFMAMLPLVLHWFFIEWYSGKKSSSALFQHITALFECSMAAIITLLVSDPVGVLYIRSCRVLMLSDWYTMLYNPSPDYVTTVHCTHEAVYPLYTIVFIYYAFCLVLMMLLRPLLVKKIACGLGKSDRFKSIYAALYFFPILTVLQAVGGGLLYYAFPYIILVLSLVTLAVYMSASEIENCYDLLVRKKRLIVLFSHWLLHAYGIISISRVDKLEQDLPLLALVPTPALFYLFTAKFTEPSRILSEGANGH